The Candidatus Tumulicola sp. region TCGCGGGCTTGGTTCGCGGCGCGAGTTCGGGCGAAGGGCTCGGCAACGCATTCCTCAGCCACGTTCGCGAGACGGATGCGATCGCGATGGTCGTGCGGTGCTTCGAAGACGACAATGTGACGCACGTCGAGGGCCATCCCGATCCGCAGCGCGACATCGAGATCATCGAGATCGAGTTGGCGTTGGCCGATCTGGATTCGATGCAGCGCCGCGTTTCGAAGATGGAACGCGAAGCGCGCAACGACGTCAAGGCAAGAGCACGCGTGGAAGCGGCCAAACGCCTCGTCGCGGCGCTGGAAGCCGGCACGCCGGCCCGCTCGTTCGCAGAAGGTTCGGTCGAACGAGAAATCGCGCACGAGGCGTTTCTGCTGACCGCCAAGCCGTTGCTCTACGTTGCCAACGTCGATGAGTCGCAGGCGGTTGAAGGCTCGGATGCTGCGATCGAGGCAGTGCGCCGGCGGGCCGAGGCCGAGGCCGGTCACGCGGTCGTCCTTTCGGGAAAAGTCGAAGCCGAGCTAGCGGGTCTCAGCGAGGACGAGGCCACTGCGTTTCGCGCCGAGCTGGGGATGCATCGAAGCGGTCTGGACGAGTTGGCCGCCGCGGCCTACGACGTTTTGGGCTTGATGACGTTTCTTACGGCGGGCGAGAAAGAGGTTCGCGCCTGGACGATCCCGCGCGGCACCAAAGCCCCCGAGGCCGCAGGGCGGATCCACGGCGACATCGAGCGTGGATTTATTCGTGCCGAAATCGTTTCGTACGACGACTACGTGGAATATCGAACGATGGACGCTATGCGAGCCGCCGGGCTGATTCGCAGCGAGGGTCGCGAGTATGTGATGCGCGAGGGCGACGTCGTGAACTTCCGATTTAATGTGTGAACAGGTCGTCCGCTCGTTCGAATCTAAGTGAGTTGCGTTGGAGGCTTATAACTGATTATGGCGACGCCCACGCGTGAGGTTTCGGTTTTCGGCGATGCTATCGCCTACTTTATGGAGGCGGCGGATCTCCTCGAACTCGACGCCGGAATGCGGCGGATTCTCACCATCCCAGCTAGACAAATCATCTTCGCAATCCCGTTTCAACGCGATTCCGGCGAATTCGAAGTGTACACCGGATATCGCGTACAATTTAGCTTCGCGCGCGGCCCGGCAAAGGGCGGCATTCGTTACCATCCGGGCGTAACGCTCGATGAAGTTACGGCGCTTGCGTTTTGGATGACGTGGAAGTGCGCCGTCGTCGATCTGCCGTTCGGCGGCGGTAAAGGCGGAGTCACCTGCGACCCGGGCTCGCTCTCGATGAACGAACTCGAACGAATCACTCGCCGCTATGCGGCCGAACTGGTCGAAGTTGTGGGACCCGATAAGGACGTCCCGGCGCCCGATGTCAACACGACGCCGCAAATCATGGCGTGGTTCATGGATACGTACTCGATGCACGTTCGCCAAAACACGCCCGGTGTCGTTACCGGCAAGCCGATCGAAATCGGCGGCTCGCGCGGCCGCGTCGAGGCCACCGGCCGCGGCGTCACGATCTGCGCGCTCGACGAGATGAACGAGATCGGTTTGCGTCCGGAAGAGGCGCGCATTGCCATTCAAGGCTTCGGAAACGTCGGCCGCTATGCGGCTAAACTGTTTGAGGAGCGTGGCTGCAAGATCGTCGGCATATCCGACGTTACCGGCGCGTACTACAACGCAGACGGGATTTACATCGGCGGTGCGATGGCGCACGTCGGCCAGCACGGTACCCTCGAAGGTTTCAAGGGCGGCGATAAAATCACCAACGCCGAGCTGCTCGCGAGCGATTGCGACGTGCTCGTTCCGGCCGCGCTCGAAAAGGTGTTCACGGCCGAAACGGCCCCGAAAGTAAAGGCCAAGCTGATCGTCGAGGGCGCTAACGGCCCGACCACGCCGGAAGCCGACCGCATCTTCAAAGAAAAAGGCATCACCGTCATTCCCGATATCATGGCGAATGCCGGCGGCGTCACCGTCTCGTATTTCGAGTGGGTGCAAGATCGTATGGGATTTTTCTGGCGCGAGAGCGAGGTCAATCAGCGTCTAGAAGAAGCGCTGTTGGAGAACCTGCACGAGATTCGCTCCATCGCAAGTTCGCGCAACGCGACGCTACGCACCGCAGCCTACACGCTGGCAATCGACCGGGTCGTCAAGGCACTCAAGCTGCGCGGCATCTACGCCTAAACGCTAAACTCGCATAGGGAGCCTCGTTACGAGGTTCCCTACAAGAAGACAAACAGCGGGTACGGGTCGGGATAGCAGTAACGCTTATTGCTGCATCGGGTCCCCTTGTAGGCAGCCTTAACGTCGACCTGTGGGATCTTCGTGCCGTAATGGCTGTTGATTGTGTCGATGAAGTACGAAGCGAGCAGCGCGTAACCGGTGTTCGACGGATGTAAGCCGTCGAAGCTAACGAGCCCACTGCCGAAGCCCAGCCCGCAGCACCCATCCGATACATCGATATGGCTGGCCCTCTGGAAGTACGGGTTTTTCGGGTCTCCGCTCGCCACGCCATCGAAGAAGGCCGTGACATCGACGAGCGGCGTTTGCGTTTTAGCGGCGGCCTGATTGAGGCCGGTGTTGATGGTGTTGTTCAACGCTTGGATCTTTGCGGCAAACTCGGGCGTTATGTAGTACATCCCAAGCCCGCTTCCCGGCTTTCCGTTGTCGAAATCCGGCAGGTTGGGTTTGTCGGGATTGTTTGAGGGATGATCGATCGAATATTGTAAGGCCGCAAACATGCCTTGCAGGGTAAGGTAGCCGCACGGTTTCGTCAAGCTTCCGGGTGCGCAACCGTTCGGGGTTCCTAGATGATATTTCTCGGTGACGGTGTGCGCGACGTATTCAGCCGCCTGAAACTCGTTCGTAATTTTTCCCCACACGCAGAAAACGTAGGTTTGGGTGGTTATGCCAAACTGGGGACAAATCTTATTTTGGTACTGCGGTAACGCGCTGCGCATAAAGTACGGCGTCAGCAGAATGTTCGGAATGTTGGCAGTCACGACGCGCGCGCCGCTACGCGTCAGCGTCGTTATCGTCGTTTCGAGATCGCCGGACACTTGACCGACGGTGTTATCGCCTCCTACGAAGCGGCCGCCGGAACCCATATACTTAAGGACGTCGTTCGCGCCGAGCCAGACGATTGCTAGCGACGGTTTGAGTTTTGCCGCCGCGGCCGTCATCGAGAGATTGGGTCCCATGCCGCGGAAGCCACGTAGGACCGGCCAAAACGTGCTGGCCTCCTGATCGACGACGGCGGCGAGTTCGCCGAGGATTCCCGGAAGCGGTTCGCACGTGGTCGACTGCGGTTGCGACAGTGTGTTGGCTTCGTGCAGGCTGATACCCGGAACCGCCAGGTCGCGAATCGTATTCGAACCCGGGTTCATTCTAACGCGAGCACTATTCTCCAAAAAGTAGCCGTCGGCGTTGAATCCGTTGTCGTATTTGCACGGATTCGCTTTAAACATGTTGAAATCGGGCGGATTGACGTCCGGAATGACCTGGTTGTTGATGCCCGGCCCCGCGATCAGCGGCAGCGGGCTCTTGGCCGGATCGAATTCGCGCGAGATGGCTTCGTCCAAAGGCAAGCCCGAAGCTTGCTCGTCGACGACCGCCCAAAATCCGTTTTCTTGCGTCGGCGGTATAACCCCCTGATGCGTGAGCGGATTGACGACGTCGGATTGACCAAGCATGCCGTTTGCTTGGTAACCGGCGGTTAGACTGTCGCCGACTCCCACGATGTTTGCGAGAATCGGGTTGACGTTGCGTGGTTTCACTTGCCCGGCAGCGTTGGGAATGGGCAGCGCGCTGGTCGTACCCGAGGGCGAACCGCAGGCGGCCACCGCGCACAACGCGGCGAGGGAAAGAATGCGTCGCGCGGTTGAAGACATCGTCATCGTAAAGCCTCGAAACTTAGAGTGGGAAATAGCCCGGCGAACCGATGCCGAACTGAAGTTGCAGCTGCGTCGCTTTAAATCCGCCGACGACCGGTGCGCAGACCGCGGTCGTCTCACATTTGATTGCTTGAATGCCGTACGAGCCGAGGTTGGTCGAACCACCGCTGTTCAAAACGAGCTGCACGAAACCGTATTTCTCGATACGTTGCGAAACCCCGAGGAAGTATGCGATCAAGTGCTCGGGATATTGATCGGTCGGCAGATAGTCGCGGGCGCTTTGCGGCTCGAAAAAGAGCTTGGTTCCGCGCGTCGGCGTGTACTCCATATAGAGTACGAGCGGTGTTTGCATGCTGTTGAGCGTGTTGGCACCGGCGGTATGCACGAGCCACTGCGCCGCGACGGTGAATGTCATGAACACTTTGGGTGTCTTCATGAACGGCAGCGTGACCGCGACGGCTTTGTATTGGGCGCTACGCGTTGGGACCGTCGTGTAAACCTGTCCGCCGGGCGGGTTAACCGCGAACGGAACGACGTCGTTGTCCGCGGTGCCCGACTCCTGTACCACACCGCTGCGCGCGACATAGGATGGGGAAATGACGATCGGGATCGGTTTTTCTTTGCTGCCAAGCACGAACAACTTTTGCAACATGAAAACGCCGAACGTATCTTTGGTGCCGACCGCGACGTTTTGCCCGGCACCCGCGCCACATTTATTTCCGCCGCTCAAATCGGCGCAACCAACCGGGTTTCGGAAACCGGCTAGATAGACCGGCACTTGGCCCGAGTTGAACCCCTGCGGCCAGTGCTGGAGCTGAAACATGCTTGCGACGACGCGCGTGTAATCGTCGAACTCATACAAGATCGATGCGTCCATGCCGCCCATCAGCCATCGTCTGCCGAAATCGCCGGTGTTGCCGTACGGATATGCCACGGTGAGATCGGCAAAATAATCCAGGCCTTTGTTGCCCATCGAAATGTGAATCGGATGCTGGCTGACCGGCGGCACCTGCGCCACCGTGTTATCCGGCAGCAAGCTCCATTTTAGTGCGCCCGGCGATGGCTCGGGCTGCGCCGATTGACGGCGTTGCGCCGCGGCTTCGGCTGCACGTCGCTTTGCTGCTTGGTCCAGCGCGTGTTCGAGAGCCTGATTGGCCGGTCCGACGATCGAGCTTTCATACACGTCGTCGATGCCGTCGGCGCGTGCCGGAACGTAGACAAACATTGCGGCCACGGCGACCAAGCCGGCGGTAACGCGAGAAAGCAAGACAGGCATGCGCATCGGGCGGAGGTTGTGTCCGTGCCGCTAAAAACCTTTTACCAAGGCGGGCGTGCGCCCGCCTTGACGAAAGCTATGTTGATTTCTAAACTTATGTCGCTATTTGCGTCGAACCCGAACCGTCGGTTCCAGCAAGCGCGGGGCCGTTACGATGCGGCTTACCTCGCGACTCGAGCGACTTGATGATGACGTACAGCACCGGCGTGATCGCCAGGTTCAGGAACGTCGATACCAACATGCCGCCGAAAACCACGGTGCCCAACGAGTGGCGGGCCGCGTTGCCTGCGCCGGATGCAAACACCAGCGGCGTTACGGCCACGACGAACGCGATCGAGGTCATCAGGATCGGACGCAACCGCGTTTGCGCCGCCCGCATCGCTGCTTGAACGATGGTAGCGCCCTCACGTAATTGCTGGTTTGCGAATTCCACGATAAGAATTGCGCTCTTGCTCGCCAAGCCGATCAACATGACGTAGCCCACCTGCGCATACGCGTCCTGTGCAAGTGAGGGATCGAAGAGAAACGGAATCGGGAAGTGGCGCAGATTCATGAAGCCCAGCGCGCCGAAGAGCGCTGCCGGGACCGCCAGCAGCACGATCAACGGATCGATGAAGCTTTCGTACTGCGCCGATAGCACCAGGTACACGAAGACCAGGCCGAGCGCGAAGATCAGGACCGCCAGCGGTCCGGCTGCGATTTGATCCAGCTGCAGGCCGGTCCACTCGTAGCTAACGCCTTGCGGCATAACTTTGGCGGCGATGTCTTCCATGGCGGTAATCGCTTCGCCCGAACTGTGCCCGGGCGCAGAGTTACCCTGCATTTCGATGTTGCGATACAGATTGTAATGCGTGATGACCGGCGGGCCGTTCACCATCTTTAACTTCATCAGGGCGCTGATGGGTGTCATCACCACGCCGGTGGCGGTGGTCTGGGTCGTTCCGGACCCCGGCGGCGGCGTCGCGAACGGGTTGCTGCCGGTGGGAATGTTGGGCGCTTGCGACCCGGAGTGTACGTAGATCTGTTGTAACGACGCGATGTCTTTGCGGAATTGCGCGTCGGCCTGAACGTCGACCTGCCAGGCGCGGTTCAAGTACGTGAAGTTGTTGACGTAGAGCGAGCCCAGCTCGACTTCCATCGTTTGGAAGATATCGCTGAGCGAGATGCCGATCGCCTTAGCCTTATTTCGGTCGACGTCGACTTGCACTTGCGGTGAGTTGTTGCGGAATTGCGTGAACACGCCGGTGAGCCGCGGATCTTTGGCGGCCGTGCCCATCACTTGATACGCCAGCAGCATCAGCTTATCGAGACCGACGTTGCCGCGATCTTCCAATTCGAATTGGAAGCCGCCGACCGTGCCGACGCCGTTGATCGCGGGCGGATTGAATCCGAAGATCTGCGCCTGCGGAATCTGCATGTAGAAGGCGCCGTTGAGCCGTTGCAGCACCGACTGAACGGTATGCGTGCAGGGCTGCAACGTCAGCGCCGATACGAACGAGCACTTACGGTCGCCCCACGGCTTGAGCAAGGCGAACATGATGCCGCGGTTGGGTGCGGCGCCGCTGAAGCTGAAGCCGCCGACGTCGAAGAGATGCGCGACTTCGGGCTGTGCCAAGATAATTTTCTCGGCGCGCTTGCTGACGGCTTGTTCGGCCTGCAATGACATGCCTTCGGGGCCTTGCAGCAAGATGATGAAGTAGCCTTGATCTTCATCCGGGATAAACGCCTGCGGCGTGCTGACGAACAAGAATCCGGTGAAGGCGAGCGCTAGCGCGAACGCGCCGGCGACGAACCAACGGAACCGGAACGCCCGCGGAAGTTGGCGCGCATACCATTCGCGGAAACGGTGCAAGCCGTGATTGAACCAGCGGAAGAAGATGAAGTTCGATTCGGATTCGCCGCTGAGCAAGCGCGCCGAAAGCACCGGTGCGAGCGTCAGGGCTTGGAACAGGGAGATGGTGATCGCCGCGGCGATCGTCAAGGCGAACTGCTTGTACAGTTGGCCCGTGGTACCCGGGAAGAAGCCGACCGGAATGAACACGGCAAGCAGAACCAGCGACGATGCGATGACCGCGCTTTGAATTTCGGTCATGGCTTCAGCCGCGCTCTCGAGCGCGCTCTTCTTGCCTTTGTTCATCTCGATGTGACGTGCGATGTTCTCAATGACGACGATCGCGTCGTCGACCACCAGTCCCGTGGCCAAGGTCAACCCGAATAACGTAATTGTATTGATCGAGAAACCGAAAATCTTCATGACGAAGAACGTTCCGATGAGCGAGACGGGAATCGTCACGGCCGGAATCAGCGTCGACTTCGGGTCCTGCAAGAAGACGTAAATGACCAACACCACCAAGAAGATCGATAGAAGCAGCGTGATCACGACTTCTTTGATCGACTCTTGCACGAAGGTGGTAGTGCTAAACGCAACCGTCCAGTGAACGCCCGGCGGAAACGCTTTCGCCAGTTGGTTCATCTGCGCAAGTGTCGCTTTCGAAACGTCCAGTGCGTTGGCGGTGGGATACTGCTGCACGCCCAATCCGACGACCTTCGATTCACCGTCGAACCGCAGCGCGCTCGAATAGTCTTGCGCTCCCAGTTCCACGCGGCCGACGTCGCGGATGCGGGTGTAGCCGCCGTTTAGGTTCTGCCGCAAAATAATGTTGGAGAACTCTTCGGGAGTCGATAATTGCGTCACCGCGTTGACGGTGTAGGTGTGTGCCTGCGTCTTCGGCTGTGGGGGCGAACCGATGCTGCCGACACCGATGGCGACGTTTTGCTCTTGCAAGCTGCTGATCACGTCGCCCACGTCGAGCCCCTGTTGCGCGAGCGCGACCGGGTTGAGCCAGATGCGCATGGCGTACTGGCGCTGACCGAAGATGCGGATGCCCGAGACCCCCGATACGCGCGACAAGTTGTTGACGATGTTGAGCTGCGCGTAGTTGCTTAGTTGCAGCGTGTCGATATCTTTGTTGTCGGACGTCAGCGCGATACCCATGACGAACGTGCCGGCGTTCTTAGAAACCGTGATGCCGAGCTGTTGAACGCTGCTCGGCAACTGCCCGAGCGCCGTCTGCGCCGCGTTCTGAACGTCGGCGGCGGCGATGTCGAGATTGGTTTCCAGCGTGAACGTCAGCGTGATCGACGAGATGCCCTGAGCGCTGGTCGACGAGATATAGCGAAGCCCTTGAACCGTGTTCACGGCTTGTTCGATCGGGGTCGTCACCTGCGCCTCGACCGCCTGAGGGCTGGCACCAACATAGGTCGCCGAAACGGTGACGACCGGGGGCGCGATTTGCGGATATTGCGCGATCGGCAGCACCGGGATGACGACGCCGCCGCCGATCAGGATGATCAGCGAGCATACGACGGCCAACACCGGGCGCGTCAGGAACATCTTGGTCACGAAACGGTTAAAAAACCCTTAGGCGCCCTGGGTTGCGCGTCAAAGGAACTATTCCGAAGAAGCGTTTCTCAGGCGGGAAATGCTTGCTCGGCGTGATACGAGCTGCGCGAAAGCGGGCTGGAGACCACCTGATGGAAGCCCTTGCCGCGCGCCAGGAGCCCGTAGGCTTCGAATTCCTCCGGCGTTACGAAGGCGTGGACGGGTAGATGCCGTTTGCTCGGCTGCAGATACTGCCCCATTGTAAAGATATCGACGCCGGCCGAGCGGGCGTCGTCCATCGCGGCCTCGACCTCTCCGGCCGTCTCGCCCAGTCCTAGCATCAATGACGTCTTCGTGTAATGCTGTGGAGCGCGGCTCTTTGCGTACGACAGCACGCGCAACGATTGATCGTATCCGGCGCGCTTGTCGCGTACCGAGGGCGTGAGTCGCCGAACCGTCTCCAGGTTATGCGCGAAGACATCGGGCTCGGCGTCCATCACGATATCGAGAGATCGAAGGTCGCCGCGATAGTCGCCGCTCAGGATTTCGACCTTCGATCCAGGCACGCGAGCGTGAATCTCGCGCACAGTGTTGGCGAAAATCAGCGCCCCGCCGTCGGCAAGATCGTCGCGGTCGACGGCCGTGAGCACTAAATAGCGCCAGCCGAGGTCTCGCACCGCATCCGCCACGCGTACCGGCTCCAGCCAATCCACTTGGCCGCGCGGATTTCCGGTCTTCACGTTGCAGAAGCGGCAGCCGCGCGTACACGTATCGCCGAGAATCATGATCGTCGCCGTTCCGGCTCCCCAACACTCGGCCAGATTCGGACACGCCGCTTCCTTGCACACCGTGTGAAGCGAGAGTCCGGCAACCTTCGCCTTGACCCGCTCGTAATCGTCGCCGGCCGGAAGCGAGACCTTAAGCCACGCCGGCTTGCGAATACGCGTTGCCGGATTTGCGGCCAGGAGATCGATTTCGATAGCCATGTCGTTAGCAGGCCAGAGCCGTTTCGTACGCTTCGAAACGTACGTCGAACGTGCGTGCCAGTTCTTCGAGGAGAGCGCGCTTGGCAGCGGCGACCGAGACCGGCATCGCGCTCTCGCGGGCGAGCGAGGTGATGCCGCGTGCCGGAAGACCGCAGGGAACGATCAGTTGGTCGTAATCCAGGGCGGTCGTTACGTTAAACGCGATGCCGTGCAGCGAAGTCATCTCCCGAATCGCCAGGCCGATCGCACATATCTGATTGCCGCCGACCCAAACGCCGGCGTGTTCGCTCCATCGTTCGGCCTTCACGCCGAAGCGCGCGCATGCGTCGATCGCGGCGCCCTCGAGCGCGCGCACTAGCGGCACGACTTCGCGGAAGCGTTCGAGACGGCGAATGGGATAGACGACCAACTGTCCCGGTCCGTGATACGTCACGTCGCCGCCACGTTCGATTGCGACCAGGTCGATGCCGCGGCGCGCGAGTTCCACGCGGTCGATCAGCACGTGCTCGCCTTTTGCTTGGCGGCCGAGCGTCACGACCGGCAAATGCTCGACGACGATCCAAGTGTCGGGCGCGCGTCCGTCTCGGACCTCGGCGTGTACGCGGCGTTGGAGATCCAACGTCGCAGCGTACCGGCAGGTTCCGAGATCGATCAGCCTGGCAGTCGTCGCGGA contains the following coding sequences:
- the ychF gene encoding redox-regulated ATPase YchF; this encodes MALSCGIVGLPNVGKSTIFNALTRSAQALAANYPFATIEPNIGEVAVPDDRLTQLERLVSARKVVPATVRFVDIAGLVRGASSGEGLGNAFLSHVRETDAIAMVVRCFEDDNVTHVEGHPDPQRDIEIIEIELALADLDSMQRRVSKMEREARNDVKARARVEAAKRLVAALEAGTPARSFAEGSVEREIAHEAFLLTAKPLLYVANVDESQAVEGSDAAIEAVRRRAEAEAGHAVVLSGKVEAELAGLSEDEATAFRAELGMHRSGLDELAAAAYDVLGLMTFLTAGEKEVRAWTIPRGTKAPEAAGRIHGDIERGFIRAEIVSYDDYVEYRTMDAMRAAGLIRSEGREYVMREGDVVNFRFNV
- a CDS encoding Glu/Leu/Phe/Val dehydrogenase codes for the protein MATPTREVSVFGDAIAYFMEAADLLELDAGMRRILTIPARQIIFAIPFQRDSGEFEVYTGYRVQFSFARGPAKGGIRYHPGVTLDEVTALAFWMTWKCAVVDLPFGGGKGGVTCDPGSLSMNELERITRRYAAELVEVVGPDKDVPAPDVNTTPQIMAWFMDTYSMHVRQNTPGVVTGKPIEIGGSRGRVEATGRGVTICALDEMNEIGLRPEEARIAIQGFGNVGRYAAKLFEERGCKIVGISDVTGAYYNADGIYIGGAMAHVGQHGTLEGFKGGDKITNAELLASDCDVLVPAALEKVFTAETAPKVKAKLIVEGANGPTTPEADRIFKEKGITVIPDIMANAGGVTVSYFEWVQDRMGFFWRESEVNQRLEEALLENLHEIRSIASSRNATLRTAAYTLAIDRVVKALKLRGIYA
- a CDS encoding efflux RND transporter permease subunit — encoded protein: MFLTRPVLAVVCSLIILIGGGVVIPVLPIAQYPQIAPPVVTVSATYVGASPQAVEAQVTTPIEQAVNTVQGLRYISSTSAQGISSITLTFTLETNLDIAAADVQNAAQTALGQLPSSVQQLGITVSKNAGTFVMGIALTSDNKDIDTLQLSNYAQLNIVNNLSRVSGVSGIRIFGQRQYAMRIWLNPVALAQQGLDVGDVISSLQEQNVAIGVGSIGSPPQPKTQAHTYTVNAVTQLSTPEEFSNIILRQNLNGGYTRIRDVGRVELGAQDYSSALRFDGESKVVGLGVQQYPTANALDVSKATLAQMNQLAKAFPPGVHWTVAFSTTTFVQESIKEVVITLLLSIFLVVLVIYVFLQDPKSTLIPAVTIPVSLIGTFFVMKIFGFSINTITLFGLTLATGLVVDDAIVVIENIARHIEMNKGKKSALESAAEAMTEIQSAVIASSLVLLAVFIPVGFFPGTTGQLYKQFALTIAAAITISLFQALTLAPVLSARLLSGESESNFIFFRWFNHGLHRFREWYARQLPRAFRFRWFVAGAFALALAFTGFLFVSTPQAFIPDEDQGYFIILLQGPEGMSLQAEQAVSKRAEKIILAQPEVAHLFDVGGFSFSGAAPNRGIMFALLKPWGDRKCSFVSALTLQPCTHTVQSVLQRLNGAFYMQIPQAQIFGFNPPAINGVGTVGGFQFELEDRGNVGLDKLMLLAYQVMGTAAKDPRLTGVFTQFRNNSPQVQVDVDRNKAKAIGISLSDIFQTMEVELGSLYVNNFTYLNRAWQVDVQADAQFRKDIASLQQIYVHSGSQAPNIPTGSNPFATPPPGSGTTQTTATGVVMTPISALMKLKMVNGPPVITHYNLYRNIEMQGNSAPGHSSGEAITAMEDIAAKVMPQGVSYEWTGLQLDQIAAGPLAVLIFALGLVFVYLVLSAQYESFIDPLIVLLAVPAALFGALGFMNLRHFPIPFLFDPSLAQDAYAQVGYVMLIGLASKSAILIVEFANQQLREGATIVQAAMRAAQTRLRPILMTSIAFVVAVTPLVFASGAGNAARHSLGTVVFGGMLVSTFLNLAITPVLYVIIKSLESRGKPHRNGPALAGTDGSGSTQIAT
- the lipA gene encoding lipoyl synthase; translation: MAIEIDLLAANPATRIRKPAWLKVSLPAGDDYERVKAKVAGLSLHTVCKEAACPNLAECWGAGTATIMILGDTCTRGCRFCNVKTGNPRGQVDWLEPVRVADAVRDLGWRYLVLTAVDRDDLADGGALIFANTVREIHARVPGSKVEILSGDYRGDLRSLDIVMDAEPDVFAHNLETVRRLTPSVRDKRAGYDQSLRVLSYAKSRAPQHYTKTSLMLGLGETAGEVEAAMDDARSAGVDIFTMGQYLQPSKRHLPVHAFVTPEEFEAYGLLARGKGFHQVVSSPLSRSSYHAEQAFPA
- the lipB gene encoding lipoyl(octanoyl) transferase LipB, which translates into the protein MPNRRRPPLLKPNAQSATTARLIDLGTCRYAATLDLQRRVHAEVRDGRAPDTWIVVEHLPVVTLGRQAKGEHVLIDRVELARRGIDLVAIERGGDVTYHGPGQLVVYPIRRLERFREVVPLVRALEGAAIDACARFGVKAERWSEHAGVWVGGNQICAIGLAIREMTSLHGIAFNVTTALDYDQLIVPCGLPARGITSLARESAMPVSVAAAKRALLEELARTFDVRFEAYETALAC